A window from SAR324 cluster bacterium encodes these proteins:
- a CDS encoding GAF domain-containing protein, whose translation MNEHFLISQMTTGDVITALLILIGACVMGLAAKGTGRIFKLITGSTYARAWKILLVLMLFFLAGYLGVIVLLYFGMSSLILVLTGVVFLFGAVFVQMVVCTGFLTIRDLVRAQESIRKKMADLHTLNITGEVLAGTRDQKQAIKTALEVMKSQINVERGSVYLFNHQTGILENYTVYPPLVRGVAEFPKSFRPGEGLAGISLKEKKIIYVPDTSQAHDYVGRIFRGETQSLLCVPMMDDQEVFGVMNFSGKIGEVHFEPEDEEFAMTLARLTVVTIKNIQMVSVIEEQNRNLEQKVLERTEQLRHKTRDIQSMLNNMRQGVLTIIEGGIIHPEYSSWLEQMFEQKNLGGNYFADLLFDNSNLGSDQLNQIETAVDAIMGEDAFMFECNQHLFVHEYQRKTSDGSSRILEVDWNPILDESDSIEKVMVTIRDVTELRGLQMEAEQQKQELEIIGQILAISKNKFDEFLETSHQFLKENTEIIRGTASRDIDVLATLFRNMHTIKGNARTYGLKFLTDTIHEAEHTYDQLRREKELAWDRERLLSELSHAEEILGRYENIYRTKLTGNTGEEETHNRKILEQIADLSGKNGDDSQILRQIRAVLDTRDTCTMEYLLEGILKALPSLAKELDKPSPLVSIQDHGILIRQDSVTLLKSVFTHIFRNSMDHGLESPNERSHAGKPETGTITLELLQDSTGCLIKFQDDGRGLNLKTLREKGLQSGYFQQDKTYNDREIAEIIFLSGISTAQQISGISGRGVGMDAVRKFLEKHGGSIEIAFTRPHEGDYRQFLFLIHLPADTVVSDPSQADGKHGNRTREG comes from the coding sequence ATGAATGAACATTTTCTGATCAGCCAAATGACAACAGGCGATGTCATTACAGCGTTATTGATCCTGATTGGCGCATGCGTGATGGGACTCGCCGCCAAAGGAACCGGACGGATTTTCAAACTCATCACCGGAAGCACCTACGCGCGCGCATGGAAAATTCTGCTGGTGCTGATGCTGTTTTTTCTGGCGGGCTACCTGGGCGTGATCGTTCTGCTGTATTTCGGAATGAGTTCCCTCATTCTTGTTTTAACAGGGGTGGTGTTTCTGTTCGGAGCGGTTTTTGTACAGATGGTGGTTTGCACAGGATTCCTCACCATCAGGGATCTGGTGCGGGCACAGGAATCCATTCGCAAAAAAATGGCCGATCTGCACACGCTGAACATCACCGGTGAGGTGCTGGCTGGAACCCGTGACCAGAAACAGGCCATCAAGACAGCCCTGGAGGTCATGAAATCCCAGATCAATGTTGAACGGGGTTCCGTCTACCTGTTCAACCACCAGACCGGTATTCTGGAAAACTATACGGTATACCCGCCCTTGGTCCGGGGTGTCGCTGAATTCCCGAAATCATTCAGACCGGGTGAGGGGCTTGCGGGAATATCCCTGAAAGAGAAAAAAATCATCTATGTGCCTGACACCTCACAAGCTCATGATTACGTTGGGCGGATTTTCAGAGGAGAGACGCAATCCCTCCTGTGTGTTCCCATGATGGATGATCAGGAAGTGTTCGGCGTGATGAATTTTTCGGGAAAAATTGGAGAGGTTCATTTTGAACCGGAAGACGAGGAATTTGCCATGACCCTGGCCAGACTGACCGTGGTCACCATTAAAAATATCCAGATGGTGTCCGTGATTGAGGAACAAAACCGGAATCTGGAGCAGAAAGTGCTGGAACGCACCGAACAGTTGCGCCACAAGACACGCGACATTCAAAGCATGCTCAACAACATGCGCCAGGGGGTTCTGACCATTATCGAGGGCGGTATCATTCATCCTGAATATTCTTCATGGCTGGAACAGATGTTTGAGCAAAAAAATCTGGGGGGAAATTATTTCGCGGATCTGCTGTTTGACAACTCAAACCTTGGCAGTGATCAGCTCAATCAGATTGAAACCGCGGTTGATGCGATTATGGGTGAAGACGCCTTCATGTTTGAATGCAATCAGCATTTGTTTGTCCATGAATATCAAAGAAAGACCAGCGATGGTTCCAGCCGGATTCTGGAAGTGGACTGGAATCCCATCCTTGATGAAAGCGACAGCATTGAAAAAGTCATGGTCACCATCAGGGATGTGACAGAACTCCGCGGGTTGCAGATGGAGGCGGAACAGCAGAAACAGGAACTGGAAATTATCGGACAGATTCTCGCCATTTCCAAAAATAAATTCGATGAGTTTCTGGAAACGTCCCACCAATTTCTGAAGGAAAACACCGAAATCATACGCGGTACCGCCAGCAGGGATATTGACGTGCTGGCCACCCTGTTCCGCAATATGCACACCATCAAGGGCAACGCGCGTACTTATGGACTGAAATTTCTGACCGATACCATTCATGAGGCGGAACACACCTATGACCAGCTCCGCCGTGAAAAAGAACTCGCCTGGGACCGTGAACGCCTGCTGTCTGAATTATCTCACGCCGAGGAGATTCTGGGACGCTATGAAAACATCTACAGAACCAAACTGACAGGGAACACCGGCGAAGAAGAGACGCATAACCGGAAGATTCTGGAACAGATCGCTGATTTGAGCGGGAAAAATGGTGATGATTCGCAGATTCTGCGGCAAATCAGAGCTGTGCTGGACACACGTGATACCTGCACCATGGAATATCTGCTGGAAGGGATTCTCAAGGCGTTGCCCTCTTTGGCCAAAGAACTGGATAAGCCATCGCCGCTGGTTTCCATACAGGATCACGGTATCCTGATCAGACAGGACAGCGTGACGCTGTTAAAAAGCGTATTCACCCATATTTTCAGAAATTCAATGGATCACGGCCTTGAATCCCCCAACGAACGAAGCCATGCTGGAAAACCCGAAACGGGAACCATCACTCTTGAACTGCTACAGGATTCCACAGGCTGTCTGATCAAATTTCAGGATGACGGCCGCGGCCTCAATCTGAAAACATTGCGTGAAAAAGGCCTTCAGTCCGGTTATTTCCAGCAGGATAAAACTTACAATGACCGTGAAATCGCCGAAATTATTTTTCTCTCCGGAATTTCCACAGCGCAACAAATCAGCGGAATTTCCGGACGCGGTGTCGGGATGGACGCGGTCAGAAAATTTCTGGAAAAACATGGCGGTTCCATCGAAATCGCCTTCACCCGCCCGCATGAAGGCGATTACCGGCAATTCTTGTTTCTGATCCATTTGCCGGCGGACACGGTTGTCAGTGATCCGTCACAAGCCGACGGAAAGCATGGCAATCGGACGCGGGAGGGCTGA